One stretch of Proteiniborus sp. DW1 DNA includes these proteins:
- the yqeK gene encoding bis(5'-nucleosyl)-tetraphosphatase (symmetrical) YqeK has translation MIKNKNFIHEVEKRLINSIGSERYFHSVRVMEEAVKLASIYKCDKEKAAIAGLLHDCGKFKNEDELLKKSCDFDIIQSGSYFTNTALIHGVLGAEIAKREFHIEDRDILNAIQYHTTGRENMTLLEKIIYISDYIEPDRNFLGVDEIRKLAYENLDLALVKAMDKTIKHIIDKGYYLHPDTINARNYLIFKIK, from the coding sequence ATGATAAAAAATAAAAATTTTATCCACGAGGTAGAAAAAAGGCTAATAAACAGTATAGGAAGTGAAAGATATTTCCATTCAGTTAGGGTAATGGAGGAGGCTGTTAAGCTAGCAAGCATATATAAATGTGACAAGGAAAAGGCTGCTATTGCCGGTTTACTTCATGACTGCGGCAAGTTTAAGAATGAAGATGAATTATTGAAAAAATCCTGCGATTTTGATATAATTCAAAGTGGCTCTTATTTTACTAATACTGCATTAATTCATGGAGTTTTAGGTGCTGAGATAGCTAAAAGAGAGTTTCATATTGAAGATAGAGATATATTAAATGCAATACAATATCACACTACAGGAAGAGAAAACATGACTCTTCTTGAAAAAATAATATATATCTCGGACTATATAGAACCAGATAGGAATTTTCTTGGGGTAGATGAGATTAGGAAACTAGCCTATGAGAATTTAGATTTGGCTTTGGTTAAAGCAATGGATAAAACTATAAAGCATATAATAGATAAGGGATATTACTTACATCCTGATACTATCAATGCAAGAAATTACCTAATATTCAAAATTAAATAG